The window AGTAGGGGACAAAGCTCTCGTGGCCGCGCACTACGCCGCGGTAGGCCGTGAGGCTCGCTTGCGCCATATTTTCCATCAGCTCGCGCCACTCGGGCTTGGGGTTGGGGGCTGGAGTTTCGGTCGCGCGCAGGGTGGCTAATACGTAGTTGCTCAAACTGGCGAAGGCGACGCGCGGCATACCGAATTTATAGCGGATCATTTCGCCCTGTTCGGTAACGCGGATGCGGGCTTTAACGGAGCCTGGCGGCTGCGAGGCCATTGCTTTTTCAACTGGGCCGCCACCGCGGCCGACGGTGCCACCGCGACCGTGGAAGAGGTTTAATTTCACGTCGTGTTGGTCTGCCAGGCTCACCAGTTTCTCCTGCGCCTTGTACTGAGCCCAGGTGGCGGCGAATTTACCGGCGTCTTTGGCGGAGTCGGAGTAGCCGATCATCACGGTTTGCTGGCCGTCGATATAACGTTGATACCAGTGCATTTGCCACAAAGCGTTCATTACACGCGGCGCACGATCGAGGTCGTCGAGAGTTTCAAACAGTGGATCGATTGGCATTTTCCAGCGCACGCCACACTCTTTGAGCAGCAGGGCTACTGCCAATACATCTGAAGGCTGCTGGGCCATGGAAATGACGTAGTGGGCGAGTGTTTCGCGCGGTTGTGCGGCGATTACGCGGCAGGTGTTGATAACTTCACGGGAGTCCTCGCTTACGGGCCACTCTTCGGGCAGCAGCGGGCGTTTGCTTTCCAGCTGTTCCAGCAAGAAGGCCTGACGCTTTTCTTCGTCCCAGGAGCGATAACTGCCCAGTTCGAGGTAGATGGTCAACTCGTCAAGCAACTCCACGTGGCGGTCGCCGTCCTGGCGGATGTCCAGCGGCACCAGGTTGATACCGAAAGCGTGGATTCGGCGGATTAAATCAGTGAGGCTGCCGTTGGCGATTTGGCTAAGGCCCAGTTCGTGCAGTGATTCGTAACACAGCATCAGCGGCTGCAGCAGTTCGTTGCGCGAGTGAATAATGTTGGCAGGTTCCGGCAACATTGGGTCGTTCATGCGCGCTTCTGCCCAGTTCAGGGTGGCTTGCAGACGGTTGCGCAGGCCGTGGAGTAGATCGCGATAGGGAGTGGCGCTATCTTCGCCGACCAACTCGAGTAATTCGTGACTGGCAGCGTGCATGGACAGGTCGCCAGCAACTTCGTTGATATCCTTGATGTAGAGGTCTGCCGCGCGCCAGCGCCCCATCAGCAATACTTGTTCGGTAACTTTGTGGGTGACGTTCGGGTTGCCGTCCCGGTCGCCGCCCATCCAGGAGTAGAAGCGGAAAGGCGTAATACCCAGTGGCAGGGGTTTGCCCAGGCGACGGCGGCACACGCTGTCCAGGTGGCGAATAAAATCGGGTACTGCGTGCCAAAGGCTGTTCTCGATTACCGCGAAACCCCACTTGGCTTCATCGACAGCGGTTGGTCGTGTGGTGCGAATCTCGTTAGTGTGCCAGATTTCCTCAATATAGCGTTGCAGGCTTTCTTTAATTTGCGCGACTTCGTAATCGAGCAGGTCGTTGCGGCGCAGATCGCTCAGTGCTTTCGCCACTTGTTCGTATTTGCGGATCAAGGTGCGACGGGTGACTTCGGTCGGGTGGGCGGTTAGCACCAGCTCAATGTTCAGCTCGTTCACCAATTTATACAGATCGTCTTTGCCTTTGGCATCGGCCAGATTTTCCAGAATCTCGTCGAGGGCATCCTCTTCACGCGCTTCGCTGCTGTAAAAGTAATGCTGATCGGCAATATTGGCTAAGTTGAGAAATTGGTTAAAAGCTCGTGCAATGGGAAGAATATCCGCATCTTCCACCTGACTTAAGGATTCAAGCAGTGATTCAACCGCTTCTTTGTGTGCGTCACTGCTGCGGTCGGATTTGGCGAGCTGTTTTGAGAAAGCACGTATTTCCTCGACTTTGCGAAAGAGTTTTGGACCCTGGTGTTCCAACAAGTTTTCGCCGAGCAAATCGCCTAGCATTCTCACGTTTTCGCGCAATGTTTCCGGTAATTTCTGCATAGTAAAATCTTTTTCTCGGGTGAATGATGGATTTGATTAACCTGAACAACTCTGTGGGAATAGCCCTGGTAAGCGACTATCAAATTACTGAGGGGACATGCATTGTATGGGTTTCACGGTAGGGATTCCAGAATTCGACAGTCACTATCCCCGTATATAAGAAATTATGTGGTGCCAATTTATGAGAATAACCCGCCTTTGGTGTGAAAAAAAATCCCTACAAAAAATCGTGTTATGGCTCGCGATACTACCTGCAGTCGGCCTGACTGGGTGCATGCCCAAAATTATTGAAGAAACCGAATCGCAGGCCGACGCGCTTTACCGGCAGCAGGTTATTCAATCGGATCACATAATGGTAGAGCGCGCTCGACTCCATTATACGGTGCGCGAACAGTTAGAGTTCAGCGCGGGTGCTTTAACCGCCAACGAGGTGACGGAGTTGCTGGTGTTTGTGCATGGCACGCCCGGTGACTGGCGCAGTTTCGGTCAGCAGCTTGCGGATCGACGCCTGGCGGCGCGGGCAGTACTGGTTGCCATCGATCGCCCGTCGTGGGGCGGATCTTTTTTTGAAGAAGAGCGTGTTGAAACATCGCTCGGCGAGCAGGCGGGGTTGATTGCACCACTTTTGTTGCGCTTGCGTGAGGACTACCCGAATGCGCGATTGACGCTGGCTGGTCACTCGTTCGGCGCGAGCCTGGTGCCGATGATCGCAATGGTTTACCCGCAAGCGGTGGATTCAGTGGTAGTAATTGCCGGCGATCTCAGTGCGGAGTATCTCGAAGAAAAGTGGTACAACACTGTGCTTGCCTGGCCGTGGGTGAGACCACTGCTGCCCCGGGAAATTTGCTACGCGAACGATGAAGTTCTTGCGCTTGATGAAAATATTGCGGCGATGAGTGACTACTGGTCGCATCTGTCGGTACCCATGATGGTCATTCAGGGCACCGAAGACACGCTGGTTGATCCACGAAACGCGGATTTTGCTGCCGCATTAAAAACGCCCGCCGGGGTAAGAGTGGAGCGTATCGACGGCGGCAGCCACCTGATTCACATGGCGCAGTCGCAACGGGTGGACGGATTGTTGCTCGACTGGCTTGCGAGCAACTTTAAAACGACAAACAGCGCCATTAACAGTAGCGATTAAAATAATTAGCGCTAACAGGGGCTAACTAAAAATATGGCTGTCTTCAGGGAACACGCCAGCTTTCACATCCGCCACATATTTTTTTAATGCTTTGGGAATGTCGCCCGCTTCGCTGAGGAAGTTTTTAGAAAACTTTGGTGGTGTTTCGGTGAGCCCTAAAATATCGTTGATTACGAGTACCTGAGCGTCAGTATCGCGACCAGCGCCAATACCAATGGTAG of the Teredinibacter turnerae T7901 genome contains:
- the ppc gene encoding phosphoenolpyruvate carboxylase, which gives rise to MQKLPETLRENVRMLGDLLGENLLEHQGPKLFRKVEEIRAFSKQLAKSDRSSDAHKEAVESLLESLSQVEDADILPIARAFNQFLNLANIADQHYFYSSEAREEDALDEILENLADAKGKDDLYKLVNELNIELVLTAHPTEVTRRTLIRKYEQVAKALSDLRRNDLLDYEVAQIKESLQRYIEEIWHTNEIRTTRPTAVDEAKWGFAVIENSLWHAVPDFIRHLDSVCRRRLGKPLPLGITPFRFYSWMGGDRDGNPNVTHKVTEQVLLMGRWRAADLYIKDINEVAGDLSMHAASHELLELVGEDSATPYRDLLHGLRNRLQATLNWAEARMNDPMLPEPANIIHSRNELLQPLMLCYESLHELGLSQIANGSLTDLIRRIHAFGINLVPLDIRQDGDRHVELLDELTIYLELGSYRSWDEEKRQAFLLEQLESKRPLLPEEWPVSEDSREVINTCRVIAAQPRETLAHYVISMAQQPSDVLAVALLLKECGVRWKMPIDPLFETLDDLDRAPRVMNALWQMHWYQRYIDGQQTVMIGYSDSAKDAGKFAATWAQYKAQEKLVSLADQHDVKLNLFHGRGGTVGRGGGPVEKAMASQPPGSVKARIRVTEQGEMIRYKFGMPRVAFASLSNYVLATLRATETPAPNPKPEWRELMENMAQASLTAYRGVVRGHESFVPYFRSLTPEQELSKLALGSRPPKRKASGGVESLRAIPWVFAWTQVRLNLPGWLGTRQALEYGLQNEQDTLKDMQQNWPFFNSFIDLLEMVLGKADTSICAHYEEQLVDKDLRPLGEQLRGDLEALAGLINTMKEQPELLENTPLLQQSINIRKPYMDPLNYLQAELLKRERKAGEISPDLERALKVTMTGIAAGMRNTG
- a CDS encoding alpha/beta fold hydrolase; its protein translation is MRITRLWCEKKSLQKIVLWLAILPAVGLTGCMPKIIEETESQADALYRQQVIQSDHIMVERARLHYTVREQLEFSAGALTANEVTELLVFVHGTPGDWRSFGQQLADRRLAARAVLVAIDRPSWGGSFFEEERVETSLGEQAGLIAPLLLRLREDYPNARLTLAGHSFGASLVPMIAMVYPQAVDSVVVIAGDLSAEYLEEKWYNTVLAWPWVRPLLPREICYANDEVLALDENIAAMSDYWSHLSVPMMVIQGTEDTLVDPRNADFAAALKTPAGVRVERIDGGSHLIHMAQSQRVDGLLLDWLASNFKTTNSAINSSD